From one Lolium rigidum isolate FL_2022 chromosome 4, APGP_CSIRO_Lrig_0.1, whole genome shotgun sequence genomic stretch:
- the LOC124706541 gene encoding gibberellin receptor GID1-like, whose amino-acid sequence MAGSDEVNRNECKTVVPLNTWVLISNFKVAYNMLRRPDGTFDRDLAEYLDRRTPANAHPTEGVASFDHVIDNSVGLGVRIYRAVAPAPVPANGAVGAAAATLPILEFLTGAPSADPLPVIIFFHGGSFAHSSSSTLIYDHLCRRLVKLSKGVVISVDYRRAPEHRYPCAYDDGWTALKWALAQPCLRSGADARLRVFLSGDSSGGNIAHHVAARAAGEGIKIYGNILLNAMFGGTERAESERRLDGKYFVTIQDRDWYWKAYLPEDADRDHPACNPFGPNGRRLKGLPFTKSLIIVSGLDLTCDRQLAYADELREDGHDVKVVHREKATIGFYLLSNTDHYHEVMEEITDFLQANLI is encoded by the exons ATGGCCGGCAGCGACGAGGTCAACCGCAACGAGTGCAAG ACGGTGGTGCCGCTCAACACCTGGGTGCTCATCTCCAACTTCAAGGTCGCCTACAACATGCTCCGCCGCCCCGACGGCACCTTCGACCGCGACCTGGCCGAGTACCTGGACCGCCGGACGCCGGCCAACGCGCACCCCACCGAGGGCGTCGCATCCTTCGACCACGTCATCGACAACTCCGTCGGCCTCGGCGTGCGCATCTACCGCGCCGTCGCCCCCGCCCCCGTCCCCGCCAACGGGGCGGTCGGTGCCGCCGCGGCCACCCTGCCCATCCTGGAGTTCCTCACGGGCGCGCCGTCCGCGGACCCGCTCCCCGTGATCATCTTCTTCCACGGCGGCAgcttcgcgcactcctcctccagcACGCTCATCTACGACCACCTCTGCCGCCGCCTCGTCAAGCTCAGCAAGGGCGTCGTCATCTCCGTCGACTACCGCCGCGCGCCGGAGCACCGCTACCCGTGCGCCTACGACGACGGCTGGACGGCGCTCAAGTGGGCGCTGGCGCAGCCGTGCCTGCGCAGCGGCGCCGACGCGCGCCTCCGCGTCTTCCTGTCCGGGGACAGCTCGGGCGGCAACATCGCGCACCacgtcgccgcccgcgccgccggcgaAGGCATCAAGATATACGGCAACATCCTGCTCAACGCCATGTTCGGCGGCACCGAGCGCGCCGAGTCGGAGCGGCGGCTGGACGGCAAGTACTTCGTGACCATCCAGGACAGGGACTGGTACTGGAAGGCGTACCTGCCGGAGGACGCGGACCGCGACCACCCGGCCTGCAACCCCTTCGGCCCCAACGGGCGGCGCCTCAAGGGCCTGCCCTTCACCAAGAGCCTCATCATCGTGTCCGGGCTCGACCTCACCTGCGACCGGCAGCTCGCCTACGCCGACGAACTCCGGGAGGACGGCCACGACGTCAAGGTGGTGCACCGCGAGAAGGCCACCATAGGCTTCTACCTGCTGTCCAACACCGACCACTACCACGAGGTCATGGAGGAGATCACCGACTTCCTCCAAGCTAACCTCATCTAG